The genomic window CGCCCGGAAACCCCAGGTCGCCCTCATCGACGAGCTGGCCCACACCAACGTCCCCGGAAGCCGGAATCCCAAACGGTACCAGGATGTCCTGGATATCCTGGCCGAGGGGATCCACGTCATCACCACCCTGAACATCCAGCACCTGGAAAGCCTCTACGACATCGTGGAGAAGGCGACCCACGTGAAGATCCGGGAGCGGATACCGGATACGGTGCTCGGCGAGGCGGACCAGCTCGTGAACGTCGACCTGACGACGGAGGACCTCCGCAAACGCCTGTTGGAGGGGAAGATCTATCCGCCGGAACGGATCCGGACCGCGCTGGAGAATTTCTTCAAAGAGACGAACCTGGAAGAACTTCGCGAGTTGACCCTTCGGGAGCTCGCTGCGCAGATCGACCAGCGCAGACGGGGAACCCCGGAGGAGGAGTCCGTCGCGGCCCCGGACCAGATCATGGTGTGCCTGAGCTCCCGCGGTCCCCGGAGCGAAACCCTGCTCCGATACGCTTCCCGGCTGGCGGGAAAACTCAACCGGAACTGGTACGCCGTCTACGTGCAGACCCCCTCCGAAGAGCCGACGGTCATCGACGCGCATACCCAGCGCATCCTCTCGGGCACCCTGACCCTCGCCAAGCAGCTGGGGGCGATGGTCTTCACGTACAAGGGGGAGGACATCGCGGACACGATCCTCCGCTTCGGGCGGGAATACCGGGTCGGGACCATCGTCGTGGGAAGCCCGACACCTCTCCCCGCCTGGAAGCGATGGATGGGGGAGCGCGGCACGGTGGACCGTCTGATCCACGACGCGAAGGGGATGACCGTCGTCGTCCTCGACACGCGGGGGGAAAAGGCGGCGGACCTGGGGCCGGTTCCGGGGAAGGCGGAAAGCGAAGCGCCTTTGACGCGGACCGCCGAAGGAACGGTTCCTCCCGCTTCCGGGTTGCCGGTCCTGAGCGACCTGATCGACCCAAGGGGGATCGTTATATGGAACCAGCCGGTGCGGAAGGAGATTGCGCTTCGCACCCTGGTGGACGCCGCGGTCGGGGGACGCGGGATTGCGGACCCCGCGTCGAT from bacterium includes these protein-coding regions:
- a CDS encoding PTS sugar transporter subunit IIA codes for the protein MPEERADTFLRLIRRAGRGRLKVYLGYGAGVGKTYQMLLEGHRLKDEGIDVVVGLVETHGRAETAKLIEGLEVVPRRRQEYRGVVLEEMDLDAVLARKPQVALIDELAHTNVPGSRNPKRYQDVLDILAEGIHVITTLNIQHLESLYDIVEKATHVKIRERIPDTVLGEADQLVNVDLTTEDLRKRLLEGKIYPPERIRTALENFFKETNLEELRELTLRELAAQIDQRRRGTPEEESVAAPDQIMVCLSSRGPRSETLLRYASRLAGKLNRNWYAVYVQTPSEEPTVIDAHTQRILSGTLTLAKQLGAMVFTYKGEDIADTILRFGREYRVGTIVVGSPTPLPAWKRWMGERGTVDRLIHDAKGMTVVVLDTRGEKAADLGPVPGKAESEAPLTRTAEGTVPPASGLPVLSDLIDPRGIVIWNQPVRKEIALRTLVDAAVGGRGIADPASILGLVLKREEEGSTFFNEGVAFPHARVENLDTPVVAMGVTRQGVADLSLEKPVEYIFLVLTPAESPDIQVRILGILARVSRNRHLLLKIQSCRTPEEVLSAVQDWEAQQAVSVVEPAR